GCTGCCTCGATGGTCTCCTGGTCGACGCCGGCGTCGCGAAGCGCCCGCTGTTCGCGTCGTGTGAAGTGCATAGCCGACGTTCGACGGCCGGGGAAGAAAACGTCGTGGATTCAGGCCATCGCGTTCAGCACGAGCATCAGGATGCCAAAGAGGAGGCCGGAGGCGACGATCGTTCGCGGGTCGATACGGATGGTTTTCGTGTCCTCGGCGTCGAAGTACCGGACGAGTCCGGCACTGGACATCAGTCCGCCGCTGTCGCTGCTCATAGTCAATCCTGTCGTCTCAGGCCGCCTAAGCCTTTCGCCTTTGTCCGGGCGACCCCAGCCACCGGCGTCACGGACGTCCGGACGAGCGCCGGACGTCCCCCGTCTCGAGAATCCCGTCGGTTTCGCTCCGGAGAATCGACCGAACGCCAACTTATCGCCGCTATGACCCCTGTATTCGGGGTTGTGAGGCGTCAACACACATTGATAACCCTTATCTGATTTCACGGACAACGATGGGGAGAGTACAATGACGGTTACACTCATGGACTTCTACGCCGACTGGTGCGGTCCGTGCAAGACACAGGACCCGATTCTCGAGGAGCTCGAGGAGGAATGGGGTGACGTCGAGTTCGAGAAGATCGACGTCGACGAGGAGCAGGACATCGCCAACGAATACCAGGTCCGGTCGCTGCCGACGCTCATCATCGAGAACGACGACGGCATCGTCGAGCGGTTCGTCGGCGTGACACAGGCCGACGACATCGAAGCGGCACTGCAGCAGGCGAGCGCCTGAGCCGACTGTTCTCCAGCGGCGTTCGCGGCCGGCGTCGGCGGTGACCGCCGCAGTGGTCGTTCGCCCGCCTCCGCTGTCCCCGACACCGACAGCGTTACCCACCGCCCAGCCCATCGGTCGGGCATGGAACGCCGTGCGCTCGCGGTCGTCGTCGCGGCCGCCGTCGCACTCGTCCTCGCCGCCGTCGTCCTCCAGTCCGGCCTGTGGGTGAGCCTGCTCGGCGTCGGCGAGTACGAGGAGGGGACCGTGACCGTCCGCGAGGGGACAGACGCGGCCGGCGACGCGCCGACCCGGACGGCCACCGCGACCCCCGAGCCGGCCGGGACGACCGTCGCCGTTCGCAACGACTCGACCGGACCGGTGCTCGCGACGGTCGAGGTGCGTATCGCCGATACCTTCCAGCAGCGCTACGTCGGCCTCAGTGAGACGCCGTCGATGGGTCCCGACGAGGGGATGCTGTTCGTCCACGACGATGAGGGGCGTCACGCCTACGTGATGCGGAACATGTCCTTCGAGCTCGACATCGTCTTCGTCGCGGCCGACGGCACGATCACGACCATCCACCACGCCTCGCTCCCCCCGGAGGGGACGAGCAACTCCGACCTCGAACGCTACGAGGGTCGCGGGCTGTACGTCCTCGAGGTCAACCGGGGATGGGCCAACCGGACCGGTGTCGGCGTCGGCGACCGGGTCGAACTCCCCGACGCCGTCCGCTGACGGCGGCCCCGACGACCTTTTGCGCGTCCGGTCCAATCTGTGACCAATGGACATCGACGCGGCCACCGAGGACGACGCGTTCGAGGACGCCCGCGAGCGCGCCGACCGTCCGATGTTCCGGCTGTTCACGCAGTACGGGAAGGGACAGCGTCCCGCGTTCGTCGTCGGACTCGTCAGCTCCGTCGCCGCCCGGATGCTCGACCTGCTGCCGCCGCTCTTGCTGGCCGTCGCCATCGACGCCGTCATCCAGGACGAGACCGCGTTCTCGCTGTGGGGCGTCCCCGACGCGTGGCTCCCGACCGATCCGGTGGGACAGCTGTTCCTGACGACGGGACTCATCGCGGCCACGTTCGTCTTCGGGGCCCTGTTCCACTGGAGTCGCAACTGGGGGTGGAACAAGTTCGCCCAGCACGTCCAGCACGCGGTGCGGACCGACACCTACGAGACGATGCAGCGCCTGAACATGGACTTCTTCGCCGACAAGCAGACCGGCGAGATGATGTCGGTGCTCTCGAACGACGTCAACCGCCTCGAGAAGTTCCTCAACGACGGCCTGAACTCCGCCTCGCGGCTGATCATCATGGTCGTCGGCATCGCCGCCTACCTGTTTGTGATGAACTGGCAACTCGCGCTGGTGGCGCTGTTGCCCGTGCCGATCATCGCCGTGTTCACCAAGCGCTTCATCGAGACCATCCAGCCAAAGTACGCCGACGTGCGCTCGTCGGTCGGCGCGCTCAACTCCCGCCTGGAGAACAACCTCAGCGGCATCCAGATCATCAAGACGGCCAACACCGAACCCTACGAGGCCGACCGGGTCGAGGACAGCTCGCAGGACTACCTCGACGCCAACTGGGACGCCATCGAGACGCGGATCACCTTCTTCCCGGGTCTGCGGCTTGTCTCGGGGCTGGGCTTCGTCGTCACGTTCGTCGTCGGGGGTCTGATGGTTCTCGGTCGGCCCCCGGGGCCGATAACCACGACACTCAGCCCCGGGCAGTTCGTCGCGTTCATCATCTACACCCAGCGGTTCGTCTGGCCGATGGCCCAGTTCGGACAGATCATCAACATGTACCAGCGGGCCTACGCCTCCGCCGAGCGGGTCTTTGGCCTGATGGACACGCCGGGGCGACTCGAGGAGGCCGACGACGCCGCCCCGCTTCGCGTCACCGAGGGTGCCGTCGAGTACGCCGACGTCTCGTTTGGCTACGGCGAGGACGACCCTGTCGTCGAGGACGTGACCTTCGACGTCGAGGGCGGCGAGACGGTCGCGCTCGTCGGCCCCACGGGTGCCGGGAAGTCCACCCTGCTGAAACTCCTGATGCGGATGTACGACGTCGACGAGGGGGCCGTGCGCATCGACGGCCAGGACGTCCGGGACGTGACGATTCCGAGCGTGCGCCAGGCCATCGGCTACGTCAGCCAGGAGACGTTCCTCTTCTACGGGACGGTCCGGGACAACATCGCCTACGGCACGTTCGACGCCAGCGACGAGGCGATCGTCGCCGCCGCGAAGGCCGCCGAGGCCCACCAGTTCATCGAGAGCCTCCCGGAGGGCTACGACACGAAGGTCGGCGAACGCGGGATCAAACTCTCGGGCGGCCAGCGCCAGCGCATCGCCATCGCCCGCGCGATGCTGAAAGACCCGGAGATCCTCGTCCTCGACGAGGCGACCAGCGACGTCGACACGGAGACGGAGCTGCTCATCCAGCGCTCGCTGAACGAACTGACCGCCGACCGGACCACCTTCGCCATCGCCCACCGCCTCTCGACTATCAAGGACGCGGACGTCATCCTCGTCTTAGAGGACGGCCGCGTCGTCGAGCGTGGCACCCACGAGCGGCTCCTCTCCGAAGAGGGGCTGTACGCGAATCTCTGGGCGGTCCAGGCCGGCGAGATCGACGAACTGCCCGACGACTTTGTCCAGCGGGCGATTCGCCGGCGGGCGCGGACGGACGCCGACGACTGAGCCGGCCCGGAACCCCCCGTCGACGGCCTCTCGCCGGCAGAGCGTACGTTCAGACGACAGTCTGCGAAGGGCCACCCCCCCGGAAGGCATCGGGGGCGACGTGCCGATACCGCCCCGTCCTGCCCCACTTCGGTGCCCAATCAACGGGGCGAGGGCCGTCTGGCTGTTCACAATCGTACGCACTCACCCGACAACCGTTCCCAGTCAGGGCTGTGATTAAAGCGTCTGCGGTCGTACAGGTCTGTATGCGCGTCCTCGTCACTGGAGCGACAGGGTTCGTCGGCAGCCACCTCGTCCCGGCGTTGCGCGAGGTGGGCCACGAGGTGGTCGCGCTCGTCCGGGACCCCGCGACCTACGACGGGCCGGCGGGGGTCGAGGTGGTCCAGGGCGACGTACTCGACCCGGACCTCGCGCTTCCGAGCGTCGACGCCGCCTACTACCTCGTCCACTCGATGGGGGCGGGCGAGGACTTCGAGGAGCGCGACCGGCGGGCGGCCCGGAACTTCGTCGCAGCTGCCGACGCAGCGGGCATCGACCGCATCGTCTACCTCGGCGGCCTGGGGCACGAAGAGGACGACCTCTCCGATCACCTGCGGTCGCGGCGCGAGGTCGAGCGCCTGCTCGCCACCGGCGCGGCCGACCTGACGGTGCTCCGGGCGGCCATCATCATCGGCGACGGGTCCGCGAGCTTCCAGGTCATCCGCCAGCTCGCCAGGCGCCTCCCGGTGATGGTCACCCCGAGCTGGGTCCGGACGGACTGCCAGCCCATCTACGTCGACGACGTCGTCGCCTACCTCGTGGGCGTCCTCGAGACCCCCGAGACCGCCGGCCGGACGTTCGAAATCGGCGGCCCGGACGTACTGACCTACGAGGAGATACTGCTCCAGACCGCCGAGATTCTGTTCGACCGGCACCCGGTCATCGTCCCCGTGCCGGTCCTCTCGCCGGGGCTGTCGGCCCGCTGGCTCAGACTGGTGACCGACGTCCCCGTCAGCGTCGCCAAGCCGCTGGTCGACGGGCTCCAGAACTCGGTCGTGGTCACCGACGACAGCATCGAGTCGTACGTGTCCGTCGAGACGACGCCGTTCCGGGAGGCAGTCAGGCTGGCCGGCACGGAGCGCGACCGGGCAGAGCGCCGCCCCGTCGAAGCCTGAGTCACCCGCGCATGAGATTCATCACCTCCTCGGCGACGTCCGGTTCGACGGCGACGACGTAGCGCTTGCCGGCGTCGAGGGTCGTCTCCGGCCGGGCGATGCGGTTGCCGTCGTCGTCGGAGACGACCAGCGTCCCGGCCGGGAACCGGACCTCGGAGAGTTTCCGGCCGGCGGCCGGCGCGCCCTCGGCGACGCGGATCTGCATGATGTCGAGCGTCCCCGTGACGTCCGCGAGCGTCTCGACGTCGCTGCCGATGATCTCGTTCGCCGCGGTCCGGGCCCCCGCCAGTTCGGGGAACAGGACCGTGTCGACGAACCGGGTGTACGACTCCTTGGCCCGGGTGTCGATGCGCGCGACGGTCCGGATGCCCGGCGTCATCTCCTTGGCCTCCATGCAGACCGCGAGGTTCAGGCCCGCCTGGCCGGTCAGGCCGGCGATGGCGTCGGCGCCCTCGACGCCGGCCTGTTCCAGTATCGACGGGTTCGAGGCGTCGCCGGAGATCACCGTCGCGACGTACTCGTCGGAGACGGCGTCGGCCCGCTCCTGGTCGCGTTCGACGACGGTGACGTCGTGGCCCCGGTCGTCGAGGATGGTCGCTGTTTCGAAG
The DNA window shown above is from Haloarcula halobia and carries:
- a CDS encoding ABC transporter ATP-binding protein — protein: MDIDAATEDDAFEDARERADRPMFRLFTQYGKGQRPAFVVGLVSSVAARMLDLLPPLLLAVAIDAVIQDETAFSLWGVPDAWLPTDPVGQLFLTTGLIAATFVFGALFHWSRNWGWNKFAQHVQHAVRTDTYETMQRLNMDFFADKQTGEMMSVLSNDVNRLEKFLNDGLNSASRLIIMVVGIAAYLFVMNWQLALVALLPVPIIAVFTKRFIETIQPKYADVRSSVGALNSRLENNLSGIQIIKTANTEPYEADRVEDSSQDYLDANWDAIETRITFFPGLRLVSGLGFVVTFVVGGLMVLGRPPGPITTTLSPGQFVAFIIYTQRFVWPMAQFGQIINMYQRAYASAERVFGLMDTPGRLEEADDAAPLRVTEGAVEYADVSFGYGEDDPVVEDVTFDVEGGETVALVGPTGAGKSTLLKLLMRMYDVDEGAVRIDGQDVRDVTIPSVRQAIGYVSQETFLFYGTVRDNIAYGTFDASDEAIVAAAKAAEAHQFIESLPEGYDTKVGERGIKLSGGQRQRIAIARAMLKDPEILVLDEATSDVDTETELLIQRSLNELTADRTTFAIAHRLSTIKDADVILVLEDGRVVERGTHERLLSEEGLYANLWAVQAGEIDELPDDFVQRAIRRRARTDADD
- a CDS encoding NAD(P)H-binding protein: MRVLVTGATGFVGSHLVPALREVGHEVVALVRDPATYDGPAGVEVVQGDVLDPDLALPSVDAAYYLVHSMGAGEDFEERDRRAARNFVAAADAAGIDRIVYLGGLGHEEDDLSDHLRSRREVERLLATGAADLTVLRAAIIIGDGSASFQVIRQLARRLPVMVTPSWVRTDCQPIYVDDVVAYLVGVLETPETAGRTFEIGGPDVLTYEEILLQTAEILFDRHPVIVPVPVLSPGLSARWLRLVTDVPVSVAKPLVDGLQNSVVVTDDSIESYVSVETTPFREAVRLAGTERDRAERRPVEA
- a CDS encoding potassium channel family protein — encoded protein: MVSKLDVIVAGGGRVGFETATILDDRGHDVTVVERDQERADAVSDEYVATVISGDASNPSILEQAGVEGADAIAGLTGQAGLNLAVCMEAKEMTPGIRTVARIDTRAKESYTRFVDTVLFPELAGARTAANEIIGSDVETLADVTGTLDIMQIRVAEGAPAAGRKLSEVRFPAGTLVVSDDDGNRIARPETTLDAGKRYVVAVEPDVAEEVMNLMRG
- the trxA gene encoding thioredoxin is translated as MTVTLMDFYADWCGPCKTQDPILEELEEEWGDVEFEKIDVDEEQDIANEYQVRSLPTLIIENDDGIVERFVGVTQADDIEAALQQASA
- a CDS encoding DUF192 domain-containing protein, producing the protein MERRALAVVVAAAVALVLAAVVLQSGLWVSLLGVGEYEEGTVTVREGTDAAGDAPTRTATATPEPAGTTVAVRNDSTGPVLATVEVRIADTFQQRYVGLSETPSMGPDEGMLFVHDDEGRHAYVMRNMSFELDIVFVAADGTITTIHHASLPPEGTSNSDLERYEGRGLYVLEVNRGWANRTGVGVGDRVELPDAVR
- a CDS encoding preprotein translocase subunit Sec61beta, which produces MSSDSGGLMSSAGLVRYFDAEDTKTIRIDPRTIVASGLLFGILMLVLNAMA